The window ACCCAGTCTTTGACATACCCAAAGCACTCGCTGGAGTTGCCAACCCGAAAATAGTTTACCCAACCCCTCAACATCGGATTGATTAAATAGATCACCCGATCTACAGGCTGGGATTGATGTCGTCTGAACACTTCCTTGAGTTCTCGCAACAAGGCGGTTCGTACCTTCATCCGTGGTGTAACCCTGACTCCCCATACGCCCCGGCGTGTTTTAGCACGCCGGTAATCAAATCCCAGAAAACTAAAGGTCTCACCCTCACTAAGCTTCGCTATTCGGGTCTTCTCTTGATTCATCTGAATATCAAGCTTCTCAAACTCTTCCACAAGCCGTTTATAAGCCGCTCTTAAAAGCCACTCCCATTTCTTGAAACCATCAACAAGAACCACAAGATCATCCGCAAAACGGGCATATTCAATATAGGTGAATTTCCCGTTTCCGGTGGCTTCTTTCGCACGCTCCAGCATCTTGTCTACCTCATTGAGATAGATATTGCTGAGCAGCGGTGAAATCACCCCACCCTGTGGCACACCACGCTTGCCACCAGCTTTCAACATCGACTTCAACAATCGCATCACTTTATCATCATTGACCCGTTCGGCGACTTTCTTTAAAAGAATGTCATGCCGAACATTGTCAAAATACGCCTTTAGGTCTAGATCAATGACACGGGTCTTATTCTTTGCCACTGCTTCAGCCACACGATTTATCGCAGCATAAGCAGTTCGCTTCGGACGGTATCCATATGATCCGTCTTGAAAAT of the Candidatus Brocadiaceae bacterium genome contains:
- the ltrA gene encoding group II intron reverse transcriptase/maturase, whose product is MTRTSIMRLQDLRRKIYLKAKSDKAWRFWGLYVHVCKMETLQWAYRDARENNGAPGIDGVTCDDIEKAGVEVFLEQIQNDLISCAYRPMRNRVKKIPKDNDKVRILGIPAIRDRVVQGALKLILEPVFEADFQDGSYGYRPKRTAYAAINRVAEAVAKNKTRVIDLDLKAYFDNVRHDILLKKVAERVNDDKVMRLLKSMLKAGGKRGVPQGGVISPLLSNIYLNEVDKMLERAKEATGNGKFTYIEYARFADDLVVLVDGFKKWEWLLRAAYKRLVEEFEKLDIQMNQEKTRIAKLSEGETFSFLGFDYRRAKTRRGVWGVRVTPRMKVRTALLRELKEVFRRHQSQPVDRVIYLINPMLRGWVNYFRVGNSSECFGYVKDWVEKKIRRHLMRAGKRRGFGWNRWGRGWFYRTLGLFNDYGVRHYRA